In Halopseudomonas xinjiangensis, a single genomic region encodes these proteins:
- a CDS encoding universal stress protein has protein sequence MLYSHLLVAVDLIDECRDVADHAVSLAKALDAKLTLLHVVEPLAMAYGGDVPMDLSMLQQQQFDQARERMQAFAGDYGLPEDQLQIAFGHPRQEIHRVSTEQACDLIVVGSHGRHGLALLLGSTANDVLHGAPCDVIAVRLGKKKA, from the coding sequence ATGCTTTATTCTCATCTGCTAGTGGCGGTAGATCTGATCGACGAATGCCGCGACGTTGCCGATCACGCTGTGTCGCTGGCCAAGGCATTGGACGCGAAGCTGACCCTGCTGCATGTGGTGGAGCCTCTGGCGATGGCCTACGGCGGTGATGTGCCAATGGATCTGTCGATGCTCCAGCAGCAGCAGTTCGATCAGGCCCGCGAGCGCATGCAAGCCTTCGCCGGCGACTATGGATTACCTGAAGATCAGCTGCAGATCGCTTTTGGCCATCCGCGCCAGGAAATCCATCGAGTCAGTACAGAGCAGGCCTGCGACCTGATTGTCGTCGGCAGCCATGGCCGGCACGGCCTCGCGTTATTGCTCGGCTCGACAGCCAATGACGTACTACACGGCGCGCCCTGCGACGTTATTGCGGTCAGGCTCGGCAAGAAAAAAGCCTGA